The DNA region AAGGAAATCACCGGCGGTCTGGACGATACGCAACTGCGTAATCTGGAGACCCGACTGGGCTATTTGCGTGAACTGGAAGAGCGCCGTCAGGCCATTCTCAAGTCCATTTCCGAGCAAGGCAAACTGACCGATGAGCTGGCCAACGCCATCAACGGCACGTTAAGTAAGACCGAGCTCGAAGACCTTTATCTCCCGTATAAACCCAAACGCCGCACCCGTGGACAGATAGCGATTGAAGCCGGTCTCGAACCGCTGGCCGACCTGCTGTGGAACGAGCCGTCACACGATCCGGAAACCGAAGCCGCCAAATTTATCAACGCTGACAACGGCGTGGCGGACACGAAAGCCGCCCTCGATGGCGCGCGCTATATCCTGATGGAACGCTTTGCAGAAGACGCCGCGCTGCTGGCGAAGGTGCGTGAGTATTTGTGGAAAAATGCCCATCTGGTTGCCAGCGTGATCGGCGGCAAGGAAGAAGAAGGCGCGAAGTTCCGCGACTACTTCGATCATCATGAGCCGATCGCATCCGTGCCTTCTCACCGTGCACTGGCAATGTTCCGGGGTCGTAATGAAGGCGTGTTGCAGCTTTCGCTGAATGCCGATCCGCAGTTTGATGAGCCGCCGAAAGAGAGCCACTGCGAACAGATCATTATGGATCACCTCGGCCTGCGCCTGAACAACGCGCCGGCTGACAGCTGGCGTAAAGGCGTGGTGAGCTGGACCTGGCGTATCAAGGTGTTGATGCACCTCGAAACAGAGCTGATGGGAACCGTCCGCGAACGCGCGGAAGACGAAGCGATCAACGTATTCGCCCGTAACCTGCACGACCTGCTGATGGCGGCACCGGCGGGTCTGCGCGCCACCATGGGCCTCGATCCGGGTTTGCGTACCGGCGTGAAGGTTGCGGTGGTGGATGGCACCGGTAAGCTGGTCGCCACTGATACCATCTATCCCCACACCGGTCAGGCAGCGAAAGCGGCCATGGTGGTGGCGGCGTTATGTGAAAAGTACAACGTGGAGCTGGTGGCGATTGGTAACGGCACCGCCTCGCGCGAAACCGAGCGATTCTTCCTCGACGTACAAAAGCAGTTCCCGAAAGTGACCGCGCAGAAAGTGATCGTCAGCGAAGCCGGGGCGTCAGTCTATTCCGCGTCGGAACTGGCGGCTCTGGAGTTCCCGGACCTCGACGTCTCACTACGTGGCGCGGTCTCCATTGCGCGCCGTTTGCAGGATCCGCTTGCTGAGCTGGTGAAAATCGATCCGAAATCGATCGGGGTGGGTCAGTATCAGCATGATGTCAGCCAGACGCAGTTAGCCCGTAAGCTGGATGCGGTGGTGGAAGACTGCGTGAACGCCGTCGGCGTTGACCTGAACACGGCGTCAGTTCCGCTGTTAACTCGCGTGGCCGGTCTGACCCGCATGATGGCGCAGAATATCGTGTCCTGGCGCGATGAGAACGGTCAGTTCCAGAATCGTCAGCAACTGCTGAAAGTCAGCCGTCTGGGGCCGAAAGCCTTCGAACAATGTGCGGGCTTCCTGCGTATTAACCACGGCGATAACCCGCTGGATGCTTCCACGGTTCACCCGGAAGCGTATCCGGTCGTAGAACGTATTCTGGCGGCGACGCAACAGGCCCTGAAAGACCTGATGGGCAACAGCAGCGAACTGCGCAATCTGAAAGCCGTCGACTTCACCGACGACAAGTTTGGTGTCCCGACCGTCAGTGACATCATCAAAGAGCTGGAGAAACCGGGGCGCGATCCGCGTCCGGAGTTCAAAACCGCGCAGTTTGCCGATGGTGTGGAAACCATGAACGATCTGCAGCCGGGGATGATTCTCGAAGGCGCGGTCACCAACGTCACCAACTTTGGCGCGTTTGTGGATATCGGCGTTCACCAGGATGGTCTGGTCCACATCTCATCGCTGTCGAACAAGTTCGTCGACGATCCGCACACCGTGGTGAAAGCAGGCGATATCGTGAAGGTGAAAGTGCTGGAAGTTGACCTGCAGCGTAAACGTATTGCCCTGACGATGCGCCTGGACGAACAGCCGGGTGAAACCCATGCCCGTCGCGGCGGCGGCGGAAACGACCGTCCGGCAGCGAAAGCGGCAAAACCGCGTGGTCGTGAAGCGCAACCCGCAGGCAACAGCGCGATGATGGATGCGCTGGCGGCAGCAATGGGTAAAAAACGTTAAGTCTGGATGAAGCGCCGGATGGCGGTGGAAACACCGTATCCGGCATATTTACACGGTTCGCTCTCACTACCTCACTCTATTTTTCACCTCATTAACAGATGAAACCTTAATTAAACATTAACAACCTTAATTTATTAAGAATTCAAATCATTTCACCTGGCGGTTATTATTTTTGAGCCATATCAAAAATGACGCAGATTATTATTCAAACCAACATTCCGTCACATTTAATCGGTTGAAGATAAAAACCATTCTCATTATCATTGTATTGTAGAATATTTAGTCTTTCCTTCGTTGGCTAATCATCTGGTCTCATGCCGCGCCACTTTGCCCCATGAGGTAAACATCCAGTTAGTAAGAAACAAGTAGGTTCTTATGCAATTTACTCCAGATACTGCGTGGAAAATTACCGGCTTTGCCCGCGAAATAAGTCCTGCATACCGTCAGAAACTGCTTTCCCTCGGCATGCTTCCGGGTTCTTCATTTAACGTGGTGCGCGTCGCTCCTTTAGGCGATCCCGTTCATATTGAAACACGTCGCGTTAGCCTGGTATTGCGTAAAAAAGACCTGGCATTATTAGAAGTGGAAGCGGTTTCCTGTTAATACAGTGAGTCTATAACGATGAAAAAATTAACCATTGGCTTAATTGGCAATCCAAATTCCGGCAAGACGACTCTGTTTAACCAACTGACCGGCGCCCGACAACGCGTAGGCAACTGGGCCGGGGTCACCGTGGAACGTAAAGAGGGACAATTCTCAACCACGGACCATCAGGTCACGCTGGTCGATCTGCCCGGCACGTATTCGCTCACCACCATCTCTTCACAAACCTCTCTGGATGAGCAGATTGCCTGCCACTACATTCTGAGCGGCGACGCCGACCTGTTAATTAACGTGGTAGATGCCTCAAACCTTGAGCGTAACCTTTATCTGACGCTGCAACTGCTTGAGCTGGGCATTCCCTGCATTGTCGCACTCAACATGCTCGACATTGCGGAAAAACAGCAAATCCGGATTGATATCGACGCCCTTTCAACCCGTCTTGGCTGTCCGGTAGTCCCGCTGGTTTCCACTCGCGGACGCGGTATCGAAGCGCTGAAGCTGGCGATTGACCGCCACAGTAAAAATGAAAACGTCGAACTGGTGCATTACGCCCGGCCGCTGCTGCGTGAGGCCGATAAACTGGCGAACGCAATGGCAAAAGAGATGCCAGCACAACAGCGTCGCTGGCTCGGTCTGCAAATGCTGGAAGGGGATATCTACAGCCGGGCATACGCTGGTGATGCCGCGGCGCAGCTGGAGATGTCGCTGGCGCATCTGAGCGATGAAATGGACGACCCGGCGCTGCATATCGCCGATGCGCGCTACCAGTGCATTGCGGCGATCTGCGACGTGGTGAGCAACACCCTGACGGCAGAGCCCAGCCGCTTTACCACGGCGGTGGACAGAATCATCCTCAACCGTTTTCTCGGTCTGCCAATCTTCCTGTTTGTGATGTACCTGATGTTCCTGCTTGCCATTAACATTGGCGGCGCGCTGGCTCCGATTTTTGATGCTGGCTCTGTGGCGATCTTTATTCACGGTATTCAGTGGATTGGCTATACCCTCCATTTCCCGGACTGGTTGACCATCTTCCTCGCACAAGGGCTTGGCGGTGGGATTAATACCGTTCTGCCGCTGGTCCCGCAGATCGGCATGATGTACCTGTTCCTCTCGTTCCTCGAAGACTCCGGTTACATGGCGCGAGCGGCGTTTGTGATGGACCGTCTGATGCAGGCGCTGGGTCTGCCGGGTAAATCGTTCGTCCCGCTGATTGTCGGCTTCGGCTGCAACGTACCGTCGGTGATGGGGGCTCGTACCCTGGATGCGCCACGCGAGCGTCTGATGACGATTATGATGGCGCCGTTCATGTCCTGTGGCGCGCGACTGGCAATTTTCGCCGTGTTTGCTGCGGCCTTCTTCGGGCAAAATGGCGCACTGGCGGTTTTCTCGCTGTACGTGCTGGGCATTGTGATGGCGGTACTCACCGGTCTGATGCTCAAACACACCATCATGCGTGGCGAAGCTTCTCCGTTTGTCATGGAGCTTCCGGTTTATCACGTCCCACATATCAAGAGTCTGATTATCCAGACCTGGCAGCGCCTGAAAGGATTTGTGCTGCGTGCCGGTAAAGTG from Citrobacter amalonaticus Y19 includes:
- the feoB gene encoding Fe(2+) transporter permease subunit FeoB; this translates as MKKLTIGLIGNPNSGKTTLFNQLTGARQRVGNWAGVTVERKEGQFSTTDHQVTLVDLPGTYSLTTISSQTSLDEQIACHYILSGDADLLINVVDASNLERNLYLTLQLLELGIPCIVALNMLDIAEKQQIRIDIDALSTRLGCPVVPLVSTRGRGIEALKLAIDRHSKNENVELVHYARPLLREADKLANAMAKEMPAQQRRWLGLQMLEGDIYSRAYAGDAAAQLEMSLAHLSDEMDDPALHIADARYQCIAAICDVVSNTLTAEPSRFTTAVDRIILNRFLGLPIFLFVMYLMFLLAINIGGALAPIFDAGSVAIFIHGIQWIGYTLHFPDWLTIFLAQGLGGGINTVLPLVPQIGMMYLFLSFLEDSGYMARAAFVMDRLMQALGLPGKSFVPLIVGFGCNVPSVMGARTLDAPRERLMTIMMAPFMSCGARLAIFAVFAAAFFGQNGALAVFSLYVLGIVMAVLTGLMLKHTIMRGEASPFVMELPVYHVPHIKSLIIQTWQRLKGFVLRAGKVIVIVSIFLSAFNSFSLSGKIVDNINDSALASVSRVITPIFKPIGVHEDNWQATVGLFTGAMAKEVVVGTLNTLYTAENIQDEAFNPAEFNLGDELLSALDETWQSLKDTFSLSVLANPIEASKGDGEMATGAMGVMDAKFGSAAAAYSYLIFVLLYVPCISVMGAIARESSRGWMGFSILWGLNIAYSLSTVFYQVASYSEHPRYSLVCILAVILFNVVVLGLLRRARSRVNVNLLATRKNASDCCASATTGDCH
- a CDS encoding Tex family protein; translation: MMNDSFCRIIAGEIQARADQVTAAVRLLDEGNTVPFIARYRKEITGGLDDTQLRNLETRLGYLRELEERRQAILKSISEQGKLTDELANAINGTLSKTELEDLYLPYKPKRRTRGQIAIEAGLEPLADLLWNEPSHDPETEAAKFINADNGVADTKAALDGARYILMERFAEDAALLAKVREYLWKNAHLVASVIGGKEEEGAKFRDYFDHHEPIASVPSHRALAMFRGRNEGVLQLSLNADPQFDEPPKESHCEQIIMDHLGLRLNNAPADSWRKGVVSWTWRIKVLMHLETELMGTVRERAEDEAINVFARNLHDLLMAAPAGLRATMGLDPGLRTGVKVAVVDGTGKLVATDTIYPHTGQAAKAAMVVAALCEKYNVELVAIGNGTASRETERFFLDVQKQFPKVTAQKVIVSEAGASVYSASELAALEFPDLDVSLRGAVSIARRLQDPLAELVKIDPKSIGVGQYQHDVSQTQLARKLDAVVEDCVNAVGVDLNTASVPLLTRVAGLTRMMAQNIVSWRDENGQFQNRQQLLKVSRLGPKAFEQCAGFLRINHGDNPLDASTVHPEAYPVVERILAATQQALKDLMGNSSELRNLKAVDFTDDKFGVPTVSDIIKELEKPGRDPRPEFKTAQFADGVETMNDLQPGMILEGAVTNVTNFGAFVDIGVHQDGLVHISSLSNKFVDDPHTVVKAGDIVKVKVLEVDLQRKRIALTMRLDEQPGETHARRGGGGNDRPAAKAAKPRGREAQPAGNSAMMDALAAAMGKKR
- the feoA gene encoding ferrous iron transporter A, producing the protein MQFTPDTAWKITGFAREISPAYRQKLLSLGMLPGSSFNVVRVAPLGDPVHIETRRVSLVLRKKDLALLEVEAVSC